The genomic stretch cagtgaCACTAAGAGTGGTCTGTGAAGTAAAAACCaattccctatttctcttttctcaaagtcttgtctgtttctctctgcctgctaaaATAtactctctgctttctttttatactttcaaaaaaatcttaaaattatactgtaaaccttaaggtgaccacatggtatgaacaattttaatcataattaatacTCCATTTATCTTATCTATTAAAGACtaggacagcaacaagtctcattttaaattggtgtggattttttaataaaattcaaaGTTTCATTTTATAGTATATATGATTCAatcctggttcaaaataatttttatacaatgctaaaatttcaaagttatacaGGTCTTCAAATTAAGATAATTTAAAATGCATGTCTAGCTGCTTATATCTTTATCAATTCCTAGGTTAATAAATgttgtttctcctgccatgagctgtcTATGATCCAGATTCTCCACTAGGCTTTCTTGCTAataggtttgctataataaattcaaatgtaagtTTAAAATTGCCTTATACTGTTTTGCTATATTGTCGGTTTTAAAACTCATAGCTCAGGGGTTACTACATACAAgtttttaccaatattctaaattaagatctcttaattttagaggcatttatttacgTTAAAACTTGttcattgtgctatatcttcaccatcaaaaggttaaaatatgcttgttcttgttttctaaaaatggtagtattattaatctatagtatggCCATAGAATtctataagctataaactttttatagactaaatcatacagaaaagtttttatatactaaatatcactttaatggactatatttatgactttgaaggctccaacttaacagggacaaaacctaaagtcctaatatttgatggttaaggaatgcaagttaatagtcatctcataaaTAATGAAGTCCTCTAACGTGTCCAAAACTATATTTATATTCCTACAGAGGCAAGCATGGTCTCACTGTCATCTTTAAtgaacagctgaggatggtccgtGAGTCACCATACAAGAGttgataaaaataatgaaagaagcCTCCCACCAGGCTCatctacagaaaaaaacaaaacaaaacaaaacaaaaaactatgctccagaccttggctgctgctctgagtctgttggcattcccacacagaaaacaggaggtctgcaatgccccatccctCCAGGGTATAGCCAAAGTCAATTCCtccaggtgactgtttcaaatgcagccaaagtgACACTGGTACCACAGCTGCCTCAAGAAATcatggctgcctgctggcagactggcctctgaaaGTCAAAATGTTCTCCTGCAGGCTTGtactctgtgcccagccatgaaGACCAAAcaagcacaagagccacagacacttccagccttccagctccttggcctggtgTAAGACAAACAGTGCCTAGATTCAGCAAATACCACCCTCACCCAGCCCAAGGTAACATTGCgtgtctgttttggcctcacacttgGACCCCACAGACATACTACCAACTTCtatgttgggagacttcagaggccttctcagttctcttcataggcaggagaccaggccttaaacCTTCTAGAGTTGTAACTGTCAGGTCTAGACACAATATGcattgttgccagactcaagaaacaggcctcagatgtaaccttttaccatccctttgcCTAAAGGACattaaatgttcatagcagtctcacttATGTCTtgtggtaaataactagatacaaaggcctaaaaaAAATGTTGTTGAATGGTCTAAAAGTGTTTTAACATTGATAAATACAAGTTATGAAGGTTGCAATGTCTAAGCTGATTTAAGGtgtcctaaataggtaaaaattcTTAATATTTTCTCCTGTTGCTGAGCTACTGTTATCCAGaactttgacctttatcaatagagctctgatttattaatctaactctaatacaaaaacattccactataccacccactatcatgattccaagctcaagattttaaatcttcataatgtgtaatcatactaaaagttaagatcaagtgagcttttgtcccttctacttcataaaaggcttctGCTTTTTCAAAGCTCACCTTAAAAgatgcttatgctgttaacacaaatgtgtatgtctactgccttttctacaatgtatatttgaATGCAGATTAAAATTGTGATattaacatgtctaaagttttgtCTCCTTTGTGAAACTTAAAAGTAAGTCTTGTaaactgcaggaaatccacctgaaccCACATGTCAGGTCAgctgggctccagataagtacggcaactattgcctatctcagagggtgggattcctcccctttccctagttTTTGGATTTCCCTTTCCTGCCTACTTGATTGCTACACTGCTACATCCAACACCAGCTGATTCATGAATATTCCCTTCTGGTTGGTAACAGTTCCTGGCTACTGACTGCTACATTCCTACACCCAACACCAGCCTTTCagtgagtcttcccttctggttggctCAAATACTTCCTACTGCTCTCACCAACCTACATTgaaacccttcatctaggaccaTCTTCTCCTTTGGGTAAGAGGTCCAAGATGTCAGTGACCAGTACGCACCATATCtaaggggcacaggatccaaaactccaaatttagtgagtagaggggcagctgaagccagaacattgacatttaTGATTCCTGGACAAGAGGGGCTGAGACactttggatccaggtcacccgtggAAATCTCAGAGGACTTAGAATGGCAAATATTCAAACCCCCTTTACTTCCTCTTGCCCCAAGCACTGGCTTCCCTGCTTGGAAGAGGCTGCAGTGATTGCCCCAAGTGTGAGCATGAGGCTCTGTGACTGAGACACAGTGGAGGAggagtcccctttctccacatcttctcctgCATGTATTATCATTTGagcttttgattttagccattctgatgggtgtaacatgaaGTCTTAGGGTGATTTTGATCttgatttgcattaccctgatggctaaggatgttgagcatttctttaagtgtttatctgccaatGGTCTatgagctgagtagtattccattgtgtaaaaataccacaatttctgtatccattcatccagtaatggacatctgggttgtttccaggttctggctattacaaataaagctgctacaaacatggttgagcagatgtccttgttgtgtacttgagcaaattttgggtatatgcctaggagacctcaaaatgtactacagagcaataataataaaaactgcatggtattggcatagaaacagaaaggaggatcaatagaaccgaatagaacacccagaaataaacccacacatctacgaatacttgatttttgacaaagaagccaaaaccattcaatggaaaaacgacagcatcttcaacaaatagtgctggtccaactggatgtctacatgcagaaaaatgagagtagatccatatttatcaccctgcacaaaactaaagtccaaatggatcaaagacctcaacatgaaaccagatactctaaatcggttagatgaaaaagtggggaacagcttagaactcattggcacaggagacaactacttgaacagaacaccaacagcacaggctctaagaggaacaatcaataaatgggacctcatgaaactgaaaagcttctgtaaagcaaaggacactgtcgtcagaacaaaacgatagcctacagactgggaaaagatcttcaccaaccctatatctgacagagggctaatatccagaatacataaagaactaaataagttaaaaagcaacaaatcaagtaatccaattaaaaaatggggtactgggctaaacagagaattctctgtagaggaatatagaatggcagagaaacacctaaagagatgatcaacatccttagccatcagggagacacaaatcaaaaggaccctgagatttcaccttacacccatcaaaatggctaaaataaaaaactcaaatgacaacacatgctggagaggttgtgtagaaaggggaaccctcctacattgctggtaggaatgtaaactggtgcaaccactttggaagtcaatctggcactttctcagacaattaggaatagtgttttctcAAGACCCCATCATTTCTTGCTCTCTTCCTCTACCcccctctctcactttctctctctcttcatctccatcttataaacctctttcatataaaatctgttgtgctcACCATCATTTCATTGGTCATAAGACTTCGTGTCTTATAAGAACCCATGAGGCCTGGATGAAAGTATTAAATGAGACATTTGGGTTAAGGATAGAACTGGAACAGTGATGTATGGAAAATTTCAGTTCTGAGTTtactagtgaaaaaaaaatggaggatataATTCTAGAACACGTTCTCCTGATTAGTATAAGCAAAGGCTAAGGCCACAGCTAATGCCACAGCCAATTAGCCTCTTCTGGAATTCTATCTCTGTTCTTTCATAGCTATGTGACCTTAGAGATATCATATCTTTCTgttcctcagttttctcatctctaAAAGAGCTTTAGCAACTTCATACCTTGAATGAAGAGAGTTAATAATATATAGAAGTagtaaaagaagcagaaaaggagaAATGTTTCATAGCTGGAGACTTGAAGACTCAAATGGTTTACATATAATGCCAAAGTTCCACACATAGGGATGGAAATTAGTCCTGCTTTGTGACTTTTCCTAGGAagatgtaaacaaacaaatattcacttcagAGAGGGCATTGACAACAGACCAAAGAAACTATTCCACTCAATTATAGTTTGGTGAGATGACAAGTTTATCAAGGTTACTTACAGGACTCTAGATGGGAAATGACCATCTGAGTCACCAAAAAGCCCACTGAAGTTTAGGTTGATGCTTCATGAAAGCTTCATcaatgaaactttaatgtctaGCTTTCAAGCAGCTGTACTGAAAAACATCTTTCTTAGCAACTGTTTACTGTTTGTATCAATTTGCAGAGGGTCCTTGCTGATCTTGTAATTTTCTGAGATTCTCCTATCTTGTATGTTTTGTGGTCTTCCTGAGCCTTACCAATCACCTTCCTTCCATACCCTAGGAAgcaatgtttttttaattaaatttttattttttcattaattacattttatttgctttgtgtcccagctgtgaccccctccctcattcccttccaatcccaccctccctccttcatctcctcccatgcccctttctatgtccactgataggggaggtcctcctcccggaAGCAATGTGTTAATTCAAGGGAAATAGTTTCAAAACCTAAGCACCTAGGCTTTGCTGTGTCGGTAAAGAAATGGGAATTTGAAATTATAACTTGAACCTATGAAGTAGAGTCTTTGTTAAACTATGATGACAATGTTAAAAGGATGGCAAGGAAGCATACAGAAGATAATAATATACGAGATTTAAGGATATTGAGTGTTGTTTTCTGTATCAAAATCCTGAACAGAACCCAATAGCTTCCATACCTCCTTTTTATTATCTTAGTTTTTCATTGAACTCTGAGGAATGACAACATTGTCATTCAGTTTGACTTTAGTCTGGCAGCATTTTATGCACTCATTTCCTAGCTTACATAATTATTCCCCATATAATATTTCCATATTCATTTTGGAATATGCAGAATGATATACCTCCCTCATTCCTAACATGTCATTATGATATATGCCATTTCATTCCATTAACAATTGGAAAATGGATTTCTGGAAGCCTGGTACTTGGCAATTGATGTGCTATTTTCTCTACATTTAAGAGAATATCCATGAATGCGGTAAGAATTGCAGCCATGAATTGTTTGGTAATGATCTCTGGTGGCATTTCTGTCTGAACATGAAAATATAACATTAGTATGATTTGTGCCCTATTCTACTAGTTCCTAATTTCTTCTAGCAGTACAGAGTGATTTTACCTAATGTATAAGTTCTGTTATAGATGCTTACTGCATTTGGTCTCTTGGAAGTACATCTTCTAAATCTGACAAAGGAAAATGGTAAAAACTAAAATGTCCCAACTAATCCCTGCAACTCCACCATCTTTTAACTCTGATTCCAAACCTGAAAGTATTCATAATTCCTTGAGCTAAAGTAAACTCATCCTTATGACACATAATTAAATTACTgacaaataaaatctaaaattccCCCAGAGTAGTCTACATAAACATCAGCAGAATAATTTAGCTGAGGTAAAAATTATCTTACTGAAAGACTCCAAAAAAGACATCTGAAGAATCTCCCCTAAACTCAGATATCGTTTAATTTGTTTCATAGCAATTACaaaaatttttatgtaaaatCCTCTCTTATTTTAGCTGTTCTTTACCACCCTTCATTTTCCATGTCTTTATCAAATTGAGGTCTAAAGCATTAAGGAAAAGTTTAAACTTCAGGCTGACATCCTCTCAAAATCCCACTAATCTTTAGTGACTAAAGAAAATTAATCTTCAtctattaattaaaattaaatattatgatatgtatataatatataaatacattttcattattcataatATCTAAGTTAAGATTCTAGAGAAGGAGTAATGCACTATTTCCATTTTGTCCATCTGAATTTCCATTTAGTTGGACAAAGATCAGATTCAATTATACCAAAACTTTTAAACTAGGGAACTTTAATATGGGAAAATTGTAATCTGTAATTTCTGGCACTCTAATTAAATAAttatgaaacacacacacgcgcacacctCACAGCAGAAACAATTTGAATCTCTTCATACTTTCAGGACCTTGTAACTTCAGCCCTTTTTCTTAGGAACTTTGCCTGCCTTTCTGTCTCTTGCCTTTCCAGAATTACAGCGTCTACACCATATGGAATATTTCTAAGCCAACTCTTTTCAGGTTCACCACAATACGAACAACAAATCAACACACTGGTACTTTTTGGGTCAATATTTTCCtctaccaatttttttttatcattttcataTCTTCTTATAAGCTTAAAAAATGTCTTAACtagcctgtctctgtcttctctaTCCTGGGAGCAGCTCTCCTGCCTTGACCCCTCACCCTTGAAAATGTCTTCCTTCTACAAGTTTGTCTCTACCTGTTCATTGATTAGGAGCACCTCTCGGCTGCTGAGTAGTCCCCTCTCTGCTGTAGAGTTGAAGCCACTAGAGATGCCAGCAGATGAGGGCCTCAGCAGCTTGGCACTCCAGCGTGCTCTGACCTCACTCAACTCTAGCTGCAGTTTCCAAACCAGCACCATTTCAAGGGATATCGACATAACCACCAAGTTCATTGGGGCTCGGGCTGCTACAGTTGGTATGATTGGCTCTGGGGTTGGGGTTGAAACTCTTTTTGGGAGCCTCATCATTAGCTATGCCAGGAACCCTTCCCTGAAACCACAGGTCTTCTCCCATGTGATTCTGGATGTTGCCCTCTGAAGCCATGGGGCTCATTTGCCTAATCGTGGCCTTTCTCAACCTCTTTGTCATATGAAGCAGCTGTCTCCACTTTCACCTCCCATAGTTCTTTTATGTCCCATCTGCCCTGTATGTTCCTTTTCCTGTACCTCCCTAGAAGTCTTGGGGAAGTGATTGGCTCAGGGTTTGGCAGAAAGAAGACAAATAAATACTGTATTAATAAGAAAAACAACTGTCTTAACCTCCTTCTACTCTTTTTGTGTTGAAAAGCAAATTTTAAATTATCTATTGGTTTAATAATTTTCCATGTTTCTATTAATACTTCCTTAAAATGTGCTACCAGTTTTAGGACATTATCCTTTCTGGAGTTGGTGGGAGAGAGTATACTTAGTTTATGAAAATTGGGGATCTACACACCTCTACCATTTTTGGCCATGTGACCTGTGGCTCTCCTGGAATCTTTCTCAGCCTAGTGGACTTTACCTATAAAACAATAATACGGATACCTGTTCTACTAATGGAATATTCAAAGGTGGGGCCATTTATAAAGAAGCTCTTTAACTACAAAAAGGCTATgtaattttctttcaaaaacGTCTTTGTTATCAGAACCATTTGGCTGAAGAATGCACTGGCTTTCACTACCttttaagaaatagaaaagacaCTGTCTTAGGTGTCAGCACTTTGTGCCAGACAAATTCATGTCCTCCCTCTGCTAGCCAGAACAGTTTCTTTCTTGCAATTCAAAACTTATCCCAAGCCTGCTTCCCAAAATTTATCTccattgttaatattttaaagccTATGTCTACTGATAACATCTCCCTATGACTTTATATACTCTaatccctctgtcctccccacacTGTTTATCGTTGACTACTACATATCTTCCAGCCTTGACATTCCTTCTTGaccttaacaaataaaaatagtttcCTTTTGCACATCCCCTGGTTTGGGGATGAGGTAGGAATGAATAAGAAAGATTGAATACTTGTCTCTGTGTGCTCTATAAGTGTATATGTAGGTCTGAATACCCCTATGTACACACGTGGAAGCCAGAGACATTTCTTCCTCTATTGCGCTCCACGTTATTTTGTAATTGAAGGAAAATTCATATGATGTATTTTGATTGTGTGTTGTGTTTTTCCCTCTATAATTACCCCTAGAGCATCCCTGCcgccctacccacccaactttatgtttctctccctctctctccctctctttaaaacagaaaaaaatagatatgcaaaaaatgaaataaaaataaacaataaagaagGGAAATCCCAAACCCCATACAAAGTAAAATATGACAATGTCTACAAAAATactattaaatttattttgtgttaacTACTCCTGGCCATGGGACCTGCCCTGAAATGTGGTTACTATATCCTATGAAACTCCTCTGGGTGAAAAATTACTTCCTTCACCATCAGGTAACAGTTAAAGATAACTTCTTGGTTAACAGTGGGCTCCCATGTCCAGTTCCCCCTCTCACTCCTGGAATTCCATCTGGGTTGAACCTTAGTACACCTGTGCATGCTGCCGTACTCAGccctcatcagaaaagcttcttgtAGTAGACGGTAGTtagcacagagacacacaacttGGTAATGTGCAGAATGAGAatgctcagtcctaaatgggagaAATCCTGCCTTCAGGTAAGGAGCCTGCCACCATTATCCCAGCAAACTGGTGACTCAATATTCTAATTAACAACTTTTATCATGCAGTTTTCCATTTGGAAACAATTAAATATCTCTGTTGCTGACACTAACATATGCTTGCTATCGGCTTCAGAAAACCTCACATCTTAGTTTCAACCACTTTTACTGGCAGTTGAAGTCCTTATGTGAAGATAAAGAGACATAGCAGTGAAAAAccatatttcaaatatatatacagaACTCATATATGtacaattatatatgtatacatatgtaatgtATAGATAActaatatgtaaatgtttaatatgtaaacatttttaaaaactgcttattttattttttccagtacccatattttctctatttttcaaaTTATCAAATTTTACAAATTATCAAAAATTTTACACTAAGAGAAACTAAATTTCTTGTTTGCCATAGGAATCCCTTCAATTATTTCTCTGGAGGTTTTTTgtcactttattatttattacaatttattcactttgtatcccacctgtagctccctccgtcATCCCAAAGCTGAAAACTGCTTATCTTAAACTGTCAAAAATTTTAGTCAATGTCAAATATTATtttaggaaaataaagaataaaattcttGCCAAGATGTAATCCTTATAAAAAATAGATGTCATTTTTCACatcattgttttattaattaatttctaTGTATATTAAATGTACAGACAAACTGTACTGTAAagtattaaatttaaatatactaaacatctcaaaatttatattttcaatctataaacttaaatatatatgaaatatgtagTCCATTTCAGTGATAGTGCCAGAGTACTTTTAAGCTCCTACTTGATGAAAATACAGTAAAGAAATTataaagacttttctttttttttttttctttttttcttttttcctcttggagTCTCTTCTGTCTTCAAAATGACAGGAGGTAGGAAGAGCTATGCTTCCTATATCTAGTATATGTATATCCTAGCCAGGGATGGTATTGATTTTCTTCCAATATATAGGACAGTCCCTCACCACAAAGAGCAATCCAGTCCCAAGTGCCATTAGTGCCAGTAGGAGAGACAGGTGGGAAACACTGCTACTCTGCTTTTTTGCTTGAATAGCTCATGTACTTTGAGCTTCTATGTTGTGTAGGAGCTGTTGTGCATTTCCTTTACATTCATCTTCTGTGGTTGCTTCTTTTTGTTAGGCTATGAGGTATCTGTTTTTTCCATTGACAAAAAACTCATccccacctttttcttttttcttttgaaaatgatgagatcatacacacacacacacacacacacacacacacctttttttttatttttattttttctgatctCTGGCCAAATGACCTTCAGAGATCACTTTCTCCTCTCTGGCTTCAGTTCTATTGATCTAACAaatacttttactttttatttggaaCCAGAGTTTTATGTAGTCTCatctggcctcacactcactatgtagccaaggatgacttgaacctcctgctccttctgcctctacttcccgaGTGTTCCACtgctggaatttgaactcagggccttgtgcattcTAGACAAACGCCCTGGCAAAGAACTATATCCCCAGCTCCCAATAAACACTTGGGTTTGTATCTGGCAGTAAGTTAGATCCTAGGTGGCATCTCTAGA from Meriones unguiculatus strain TT.TT164.6M chromosome X, Bangor_MerUng_6.1, whole genome shotgun sequence encodes the following:
- the LOC110539874 gene encoding ATP synthase F(0) complex subunit C2, mitochondrial-like, whose product is MSSFYKFVSTCSLIRSTSRLLSSPLSAVELKPLEMPADEGLSSLALQRALTSLNSSCSFQTSTISRDIDITTKFIGARAATVGMIGSGVGVETLFGSLIISYARNPSLKPQVFSHVILDVAL